CAGAAGGTTTAACGAAGCTGAAGGGAGCGAAAGAATAAACTGGCTAGCTAATAGACTTAATGATAATTGCATTCGTCAAAATGGTATTAAACCCGATCTTTGGTTAATTGCCAATATAGCAGATGCCGCTTTTCAATCAATAAAAGATGCCGGGGATGGGAATACCTACGATTTTGAGTATCTGAAACATATCTGTTGGGAGAATCTAAAAGAAAAGGAGCGACGTGACACTTTACAGGGAATATACGGAAGGGCTCGGGCGGCAGCATCCGAACTACGTAAGATGGAAAGAGTTAATCAAAGAATCACTGGTGAGTCACAACCCATGCCTCAAAATCGCGACGAGCTCGTACAGTATGGTAAGATTTCAGTAATATCTTTGGCGGGTTACACTGGAGACTTTCAGGCTACAATATATAGTATTATTGCAGAGGAATTGTTTGAAGCCAAGGTTAACGAAAGGCTGCAATTGCCGTTTTTACTGTTACTTGAAGAAGCTCACAATTTCATTCCTAGTCGTGGTACTGCTTCAGCCCAAAAACAATCCATTGCTATTACCAAACAGATTGCCCGGGAGGGAAGGAAATTTCATGTTGGTTTGGTTGTGATTAGTCAGCGGCCTTCCCGCTTAGATGAGACGACTCTTTCTCAATGCAACTCTTACATTATCATGAGAATGGTAAATCCAGCCGATCAGACCTTTGTGAAGAGAGTTGTTGAATCATTAGGTGAAGAAGAAGCGAGTCTACTTCCTAACCTTGAGGTAGGCGAAGCACTTTTATCAGGGCAAATGGTAAATTTTCCCATCTTAGTAAAAATGAAGGAACCTGAATTTAGAGGTGGACTTGGGAATACTAATGCATTCCTTCAGCTTGAAGAAGTTCATGATCGGGAAGTTCGCGATCCAGTTAGAAGTAGTTTTTGACTGGGAAAATAGTTAAGAGACAGTTATTAGGAAGTAGCGATATGGTGGTTGATCACTCGCTTATAGCAGGAAATCCTTTCGTACTGCCACAGAACCCCTGCAGGTAGCCAATGGGCAATATTAAAGGAACAGTTCAAGACACACTGAGGACAAAAGAAGATGGATCTTCCAAAGCTCGTTATTGGCGATAGTTCACGACGCATTATCGGTGAATCCGCACCGATGCGGACGGTTTTGCGTCAAGTCGAACAGGTCGCACCGACGAAAGCGACTGTCCTCATCACAGGCGAAACGGGTGTCGGCAAAGATGTCATCGCCGAGGCTATACACGAAAGTAGTCCACGTAAAGATCGACCCTTCAAAGCCGTCAACTGCGGTGCATTTTACCAAGACCTCCTTCAAAGCGAACTCTTTGGACATGAAAGAGGCGCGTTTACAGGCGCGTCCAGCCAACGCCGCGGGGTGTTTGAGCAAGCAGACGGTGGGACGCTTTTTCTTGATGAAGTCGGCGAAATGTCCCCTGAAGTACAGGTAAAATTCCTGCGGGTCTTAGAGTCGCAGGAATTCACCCGACTCGGTGGTGAAAAAAATATAAAAGTCGATGTCCGAATTATCGCCGCAACGAATATCAACCTTGCAAAGTCCGTTAAAGATCGAAAATTTAGGCAAGATCTCTATTATCGGTTGAACCTCTTTCGCATCCACATCCCACCGCTGCGCGACCGACGCGAGGATATTCCGCTCTTTGTTGATGCGTTTATTTCTGAATTAAGTGAAGACCACGGAAAAACGGTTACCGGCATAGCACCGGAAGCGCTCAGTTATCTCCAAAATGCAAATTGGCACGGTAACGTCCGGCAACTCAGAAATGCCATTGAGTCTGCTATCATTGTGGCGACAACTGATGAGCTCCAACTTAAAGATTTTCCAATAGATTCAGAATCCGAACAGATTACGGCACTGCCTGTTCAAGTGTCAGGCACGCAACTCGCACCTACGCAGGTGGTCGGCACCGAAATCTCTGGAGAAGTCGGGTTTCCTAATCAATCTGGGACATCTTTACAAGTCGTGGACCCCGCCACCAGTGCCATTACCACAGAAAATATAGCGGTCTACAAGACAATTATCGGGCTTATCTTCTCCGCAATCCGATCGCTGGATCCAACCGCTGCCGCAAGGGATGATATGCCACCCTTAATTCCTGATGAGGATACCAGTTGGATGCAGATTAACGAGGCTGATGACGCAGCCGACATACTGAGAAAAACACTGGAGGTGCTTTCGACAATTACTAAGGTGCTTGAGAATCGCAATCAGGATGGAATCTTACCTATCGTTAATCCTATGGAACCACAAGAAGGCACAAAAAGGACAGACAGCAAACCCGTGGCTGTATATGATGAGGAAGTTATTGGCAAGGTAGGCATGACAATGGCAGAAATTGAACGCGCAGCTATCCAGAAAACGCTCGCGGAAACGGATGGAAATAAGACAGAAGCGGCAAAAATTCTTGACATCGGAGTCCGAACCCTACACCGCAAATTGGACGCTTATAGACAAGAAGTCAATAACAATTCGGGTGATAATTTTAATCAGGAATAACGTTTACAGAAACGCTTATCAAATCTTCCCACCAAAAATCGCTACTTCAGTGGAGGGATGTAGGTGGGTTTTTATTTTCGTTTGACAAAATATGTTAAGTTCTCTTGACAGAATATGTTGGGAATGTTAAAATACCTCTCAGCGACTTCATCACAAGAAACTTGTTGCCTGTGAGATTGTGTGCATGCACTCTGGACGCTACACATATTGAGTGAAAACGCTGGTGGGATGCCCACTGAGTTGTAATCGTTAGAAATGAACACCTAAGTAAATGGCTAAAGAAGATAGTGGGAACGCGAGAGAAATCATAAAGAAGTGGATGCCTGTAGCAATATGGCTTGCGGCAGTAATGATTGCCCCATATTGGCTATGGATAGACGAAAAGAAATCGTTACAATTCACTTTACTCAACGTAAGTGCTTTAATTCCGCTTTTTCTACTATTATCAACACTTTTCATAGAAACGGGAGGATTTGTAATGTCTGGGATTATGATGGCGGAAAGACTCTGGAGAGAAAGAAAGGAGAGAATCCATAAGGAAAAAATAGCTGCAGCCCTGTCCCCACTTGCATTGCGTGTCGCCACGGGCTTTATTATGGAGCATGACACTGAGTTGGTAGACAAATCGGATTCCGATTTATTAGAAATGATAAAGGCATTTGGTGCTAATAAAGCACTTGATATCGCAGCAGAAGAAACTCGCGCAGATATTTTGGAATTTGTCAACAGTATTGACCATGAAAGACGTGCTAACCAAATAGCCGTTAAAATTTCTGACTTGATGGGTCGTGATGATTTTGCAAATCAAGTTGTGGACTTAGTGAAAGAAAACCAGTATCTGCATATTGCGTGAAGACACTGAGATCTTTGTCCTGCAAGGTGGTTAAACTTACGCACAATTTGGAAAGGAACTTAAAATAATGAATTCATTGATTCCTTAGTCCCTTTTTAACTGAGAACTGATAGCCTGTGACTGACGACCTTTAAACGAATAGATCTCGGACGTAACACTGAAACCCTTCAATCACATCACCACCCTCAAGGATGTCGTCTCCACGCAAAACAATAATATCGTCAGGGGAACGGTACACTTCCACTGTTTCTCGGCG
This is a stretch of genomic DNA from Candidatus Poribacteria bacterium. It encodes these proteins:
- a CDS encoding ATP-binding protein, which gives rise to METEKVIGTLVGESTSKEFRLAVTPEATREQDIIAVDATLNETENGGELKKIRIWAKVQRIERINPLFPAEAGHELAETQTDPMDTVLSLSREMVSAVCQVIGYEQLTTGGWSGKLESLRYPPKPATRAYGPDPADLKRVLVGKLEDESQSAINIATLSNRDNVDVEVDGNAIVTRHLAILAMTGAGKSWTARRIIEQLADKNYPMVIFDPHGDYTRLGEIESLNNKVNRYHATLAIFEEDADTVAQIIGNLADNPLTPAMNALFGDLFNASRRFNEAEGSERINWLANRLNDNCIRQNGIKPDLWLIANIADAAFQSIKDAGDGNTYDFEYLKHICWENLKEKERRDTLQGIYGRARAAASELRKMERVNQRITGESQPMPQNRDELVQYGKISVISLAGYTGDFQATIYSIIAEELFEAKVNERLQLPFLLLLEEAHNFIPSRGTASAQKQSIAITKQIAREGRKFHVGLVVISQRPSRLDETTLSQCNSYIIMRMVNPADQTFVKRVVESLGEEEASLLPNLEVGEALLSGQMVNFPILVKMKEPEFRGGLGNTNAFLQLEEVHDREVRDPVRSSF
- a CDS encoding sigma 54-interacting transcriptional regulator: MDLPKLVIGDSSRRIIGESAPMRTVLRQVEQVAPTKATVLITGETGVGKDVIAEAIHESSPRKDRPFKAVNCGAFYQDLLQSELFGHERGAFTGASSQRRGVFEQADGGTLFLDEVGEMSPEVQVKFLRVLESQEFTRLGGEKNIKVDVRIIAATNINLAKSVKDRKFRQDLYYRLNLFRIHIPPLRDRREDIPLFVDAFISELSEDHGKTVTGIAPEALSYLQNANWHGNVRQLRNAIESAIIVATTDELQLKDFPIDSESEQITALPVQVSGTQLAPTQVVGTEISGEVGFPNQSGTSLQVVDPATSAITTENIAVYKTIIGLIFSAIRSLDPTAAARDDMPPLIPDEDTSWMQINEADDAADILRKTLEVLSTITKVLENRNQDGILPIVNPMEPQEGTKRTDSKPVAVYDEEVIGKVGMTMAEIERAAIQKTLAETDGNKTEAAKILDIGVRTLHRKLDAYRQEVNNNSGDNFNQE